In Helianthus annuus cultivar XRQ/B chromosome 9, HanXRQr2.0-SUNRISE, whole genome shotgun sequence, the following are encoded in one genomic region:
- the LOC110877711 gene encoding uncharacterized protein At2g39795, mitochondrial: MAINTILRRSASALTPVAARLLGGQRNLSHHCGGALFSAVNHSQKLISNSSFLVPALSRYSFSASSALKRPTSDESLLRVIESEIQCSEESFEEGDDIPEGFPFKLEDNLGQQTVSLTREYQGETIHVEVEPSSLVTGEEDDDDDANDDSEQDNQTSLPMVVRVSKTGGPCLEFGVTAYADEIVIDSLSVKDPEMTEDQLPYEGPRFDELDENLQKAFHKYLEIRGIKPSVTNFLHEYMVNKDHREYTNWLKNLKKFVEA, translated from the exons ATGGCTATCAACACTATACTTCGCCGATCAGCTTCCGCACTCACGCCTGTCGCCGCCCGGTTATTGGGCGGCCAGAGAAACCTCAGCCACCACTGCGGCGGCGCTTTGTTCTCTGCTGTTAATCATTCTCAGAAATTAATTTCCAACAGTTCGTTTCTGGTTCCTGCACTTTCTCGTTATTCTTTTTCGGCTTCTTCTGCTCTGAAGCGCCCGACTTCTGATGAGTCGCTGCTTCGGGTTATTGAGTCGGAGATTCAGTGCTCTGAAGAAAGCTTCGAGGAG GGCGATGATATTCCAGAGGGCTTCCCTTTCAAACTTGAGGATAATCTTGGGCAACAAACCGTATCTCTGACCAGAGAATACCAAGGGGAAACTATCCATGTTGAAGTCGAGCCGTCTAGTCTTGTCACAGGTGAggaagacgatgatgatgatgctaaTGATGATTCTGAACAAGACAACCAAACAAGCCTCCCAATGGTTGTTAGAGTTTCAAAAACAGGCGGGCCCTGTTTAGAGTTTGGTGTAACTGCTTATGCTGATGAGATTGTCATCGATAGCTTGTCGGTCAAAGATCCAGAAATGACTGAGGATCAACTTCCTTATGAGGGACCAAGATTTGA TGAGTTGGATGAGAATCTGCAAAAGGCGTTTCACAAGTACTTGGAGATCCGTGGAATTAAACCGAGCGTGACGaactttctgcatgagtacatgGTGAACAAAGACCACAGGGAGTACAC